One Thermococcus kodakarensis KOD1 genomic window carries:
- a CDS encoding type II toxin-antitoxin system VapC family toxin, translating into MDGLLDTSVVIELFGGNRKVIEGLSPGETYALPAIVLFELYCGSLKEREELMLEMIPKVEFNEEAAKIAGAIFRDLTKKGQRPPFKDLLIAATAIAHNSVLFTCDKGFERFKEYGLKVKILEK; encoded by the coding sequence ATGGATGGACTCCTGGACACCAGCGTCGTTATAGAGCTCTTCGGGGGAAACAGAAAAGTCATAGAGGGTCTTTCCCCAGGTGAAACTTACGCGCTCCCCGCTATAGTCCTCTTTGAACTCTACTGTGGAAGCTTGAAGGAGAGGGAAGAGTTAATGCTTGAAATGATACCGAAAGTCGAATTCAACGAAGAGGCCGCAAAGATCGCGGGTGCAATCTTCAGAGATCTGACGAAGAAAGGTCAGCGGCCGCCATTTAAAGACTTACTCATCGCCGCAACTGCAATAGCCCACAATTCAGTCCTTTTCACCTGCGATAAGGGCTTCGAGCGCTTTAAGGAGTACGGACTGAAGGTGAAAATTTTGGAAAAATGA
- a CDS encoding antitoxin VapB family protein, with translation MGKTITIADDVYYELVKMKGKKSFSELLRELIGKKKKGNLDVLMIAFGTRTPEEVEELKKELKEVEEWMDSWTPASL, from the coding sequence TTGGGAAAGACGATAACCATAGCGGACGACGTCTACTACGAGCTGGTAAAGATGAAGGGAAAGAAGAGCTTCTCGGAACTTCTAAGGGAGCTGATCGGCAAAAAAAAGAAGGGAAACCTGGATGTGCTCATGATCGCCTTTGGAACGAGAACACCTGAAGAGGTTGAGGAGCTTAAAAAAGAGCTCAAGGAGGTCGAAGAATGGATGGACTCCTGGACACCAGCGTCGTTATAG
- a CDS encoding DUF835 domain-containing protein codes for MVEFTLKLDIEIFKLAIVTLALFILYKYHRIFETALPPNLLRRGTYVTVIFWLGFLADVMNDMYPTPFTKILDDIIISFALVLGSYYLIDYMRKVRVNVTPSKALSGDSNLPNGAHIITDPNIPAVPELIRGKKAIALSRNPDPFKKMGVPYLWLSKVPGENTIDPLRLPAILHKLVESADRDTVVIVDGLEYLILENGFNSVIKFLTTLKDNLLLKGATLIVVADPKALEPSQMAILRREFREIPKEGQKS; via the coding sequence ATGGTGGAATTCACACTAAAACTCGACATTGAGATATTCAAGCTAGCCATCGTTACGTTAGCCCTTTTCATACTGTACAAATATCACCGGATTTTTGAGACGGCTCTGCCCCCAAACCTCCTGAGAAGGGGCACATACGTCACGGTGATTTTCTGGCTCGGCTTTCTTGCCGATGTTATGAACGACATGTACCCAACACCCTTCACTAAGATCCTCGACGACATAATAATCTCCTTCGCCCTCGTTCTCGGGAGTTACTACCTGATTGACTACATGCGAAAGGTAAGGGTTAACGTTACCCCGTCAAAGGCTCTAAGCGGAGACTCAAATCTGCCAAATGGGGCACACATTATCACAGACCCAAACATCCCAGCAGTCCCCGAGCTTATAAGGGGCAAGAAGGCCATCGCACTCTCCAGAAATCCAGACCCCTTCAAGAAAATGGGTGTTCCTTACCTCTGGCTCAGCAAGGTGCCCGGTGAAAACACCATAGACCCCCTCCGCCTTCCTGCGATACTCCACAAGCTCGTTGAAAGCGCCGATAGGGACACGGTCGTCATAGTGGATGGGCTCGAATACCTGATTCTGGAAAACGGTTTCAACAGCGTGATAAAGTTTCTGACCACCCTGAAGGACAACCTCCTGCTGAAAGGTGCAACCCTCATCGTGGTTGCAGATCCAAAGGCACTGGAACCATCCCAAATGGCAATATTGAGAAGGGAGTTCAGGGAGATTCCAAAAGAAGGCCAAAAAAGTTAG